The nucleotide sequence GTTTTGAACCGCAAGATATTCCGCTCAATATTGTGTATGAAGATGACGATATTATTGTTATCAATAAACCAAAAGATTTAGTGGTTCACCCCGGAGCGGGCAATCCTGATGGTACGGTATTAAATGCGTTGTTGCATTATTATCCGCCGATTGCAGAAGTCCCACGAGCCGGCATTGTGCATCGTTTAGATAAAGATACTACAGGCTTAATGGTGGTGGCGAAAAATATTCCAGCCCAAACTCACCTAGTAACAGCATTACAAAAACGCCGTATTACGCGTGAGTATGAAGCAGTCGCAAGCGGCATTATGACTCAAGGCGGTAAAGTTGATGAACCAATGGCTCGCCACCCGACTAAGCGTACTGCAATGGCGGTTCACCCAATGGGAAAACCGGCTGTAACCCATTATCGTATTATGGAGCGTTTCCGTAACTACACTCGCTTACGTTTACGTTTGGAAACTGGGCGTACTCACCAAATTCGTGTGCATATGGCACATATTGCTCACCCATTATTAGGTGATCAACTTTATGGTGGCAGACCTCGCCCACCGAAAGGTGCGAGCGAAGAATTTTTAAGTGTATTGCGTGGTTTCCAACGTCAAGCATTACACGCTATTATGCTACGCTTAGAACACCCTATTACAGGTGAGTTAATGGAATGGCATTCACCATTGCCTGATGACTTTGTTGAACTTATTCAAACATTAAAAGCGGATTATGAGCTTTATAAAGATGAATTAGATTATTAATTTAATTTTAATTGTTGCATTTATAATTTAGAGTTGTTATATTGAAGTCGTTTTCATAACAAAAAAATAAAGGAGCTTTTTATGAAAAAATTAGTATTAGCAATTTTAGCAAGTGCAACTTTCTTAACTGCTTGTAACACAGTGGAAGGTGTTGGTAAAGATGTTGAGAAGGCTGGTGATAAAATTCAACAGACTGCACAA is from Mannheimia varigena and encodes:
- the rluD gene encoding 23S rRNA pseudouridine(1911/1915/1917) synthase RluD; this translates as MTTQKKILTAEITADLLGARLDQALAQLFPDYSRSRIKVWIESDLVKVNSNIVNKAREKVFGGEIVEITAEVEEEIRFEPQDIPLNIVYEDDDIIVINKPKDLVVHPGAGNPDGTVLNALLHYYPPIAEVPRAGIVHRLDKDTTGLMVVAKNIPAQTHLVTALQKRRITREYEAVASGIMTQGGKVDEPMARHPTKRTAMAVHPMGKPAVTHYRIMERFRNYTRLRLRLETGRTHQIRVHMAHIAHPLLGDQLYGGRPRPPKGASEEFLSVLRGFQRQALHAIMLRLEHPITGELMEWHSPLPDDFVELIQTLKADYELYKDELDY
- a CDS encoding entericidin A/B family lipoprotein; this translates as MKKLVLAILASATFLTACNTVEGVGKDVEKAGDKIQQTAQ